The following is a genomic window from Amycolatopsis australiensis.
CGAGGCCGGCAACGCCGCCTTCGCGATGTCGTGCCAGCCCACCACCGACTTGCCCGTCGCCGCCACCAGGGGCAGGACCTTGTTCACGAACGTCACGTAGTCCGCCTGCGGTGTCGCCGATGCCTCGTCGCCGCCGATGTGCAGGTACGGGCCCGGGGTCAAGGCCGCCAGCTCGCGCAGCACGTCCGCGACGAACGTGTATGTGATGTCCTTCGAGATGCACAGCGAGCTGTAGCCGACCGCCGTGTCCGTCCGCAGGGCCGGTGCCACCCCGTTGCAGTTCAGCTCCGCGTACGACGCCAGCGCCGCGTTGACGTGACCCGGCATGTCGATCTCCGGGATCACCGTGATGTGCCGCGAAGCCGCGTAGTTCACGATGTCCGTGTACTGCGCCTTCGTGTAGTAGCCGCCCGCGCCGCCGCCGACCTGGGTGCTGCCGCCGTACGTCGCCAGACGGGGCCAGCTGTCGATCTGGATGCGCCAGCCCTGGTCGTCCGCCAGGTGCAGGTGCAGCGCGTTGATCTTGTACTCGGCGAGCTGGTCGACGTACCGCTTGACCGTCGACACCGGGTGGAAGTGCCGCGCGACGTCGAGCATCGCGCCCCGGTAGGCGAAGCGCGGGTAGTCCAGGATCGTCGCGCCCGGGATGGTCCACGGCCCCGGTTGAACGCCCGGGCTTTCGATGCTGCCCGGCAGCAGCTGCCGCAACGTCTGGACGCCAGCGAACAGCCCGTCGGCCGTGGTGGCCCGCACGGTGACCGAAGACGCCGTCGACACGAGCTGGTAGCCCTGCGCGCCGACCGCCGCCGGCGCGCCGCTCAGCAGCAGCGCGATGCTGCCGGACGGCACGGACGCCGGCGCGTCGGACACCGGCAGCGCGAAGCCGGTCGACGGGCGCAGCACCCCGGCGAGGTAGTCGCCGACCTGCTTCGCCGGGGCCGATCCGGCCTCGGTGACGATCTTCGTCGTCGCGACCAGCGGGAAGGTGACGCCGCTCGCCGGGGTCACCGAGACCGGTGCGGGGACGATCGACTGCAGTGCCGGCGTGGCCGCGGCCGCCGGGGTGAGCTGGGCGGCCGTCGTACTGGCGCCGAGCAGCGCCAGCACCGCGAAGGCGCGGCCGAGGCGCCGCGCTCGGGATGTCTTCACCGGGACCTCCTGGCGGGGAAGGGCGCGACATCGCCGTCGCACCTGCCGGGATCGTCGCACTTCCACGGCTTCTGGTCTAGACCAATCTGGGTGGCCCGCGGATCACACGCCGCGACCGGCCGGGCGGGCTACGCTCACAGGCATGTTCGACGAGCTGACGTTCCCGGTGATCGCCGCGCCGATGGCCGGCGGACCGACCACCCCCGAGCTGGTCGCCGCGGTGTCCGAGGCCGGCGGCTTCGGCTTCCTCGGCGCCGGCATGCTCACCCCCGCCGCGCTCGCCGCGCAGATCGACCGCGCCGCGGAGCTGACCGGCCGGCCGTTCGGGGTCAACCTCTTCGTTCCGCAGCCGGACACCGGCGCGGACATCTCCGCGCACCGCGCGCGGCTCGAGGCCTTCGCCCGCGAGTACGACGTCGAGCTCGGCGAACCGAAGTGGGACGACGACGCGTACCCGGCGAAGCTGGACGTCGTGCTCGAGAAGCGGATCCCGGTCGTGTCGTTCACCTTCGGGCCGCCGTCGCCGTCGGACGTGGTCAGGCTCCACGACGCCGGCGCCGCGATCATCGTCACGGTGACCACGCCGGAGGCCGCGCAGCGGGCCGCGGACCTGGGCGCCGACGCGCTCGTCGTGCAGGGCTTCGAAGCCGGCGGCCACCGGAGCCTGTTCACCGACGACCCGCACCGGCCAGGGGGCGGCCCCGAATACGGCGTCCTCGCGCTCCTGCGGCTCGTCGCCGCCCGCGTCGACCTGCCGCTGATCGCCGCCGGGGGCCTGGTGCACGGCGCCGACGTCGCCGCGGTGCTCGCCGCCGGGGCCGTCGCCGCCCAGCTCGGCACGGTATTCCTGCGCGCTGACGAAGCCGGCACGTCCGAGGCCCACCGCAAGGCGCTGGCACTGGCCGAGCGCGAGACGGCGTTCACCCGCGCCTTCAGCGGACGCCCGGCGCGTGGCCTGGTCAACAAGTTCATGGACGCGCTCTCCGAGGGCGCGCCGGCGGCGTATCCGCAGCTCAACCACCTCGCGGGCCCGGTGCGCAAGGCGTCGGCGAAGGCCGGCGACCCGGAGGCGATCTCGCTGTGGGCGGGCCAGACCTACCCGCTCGGCTACGACGCGTCGGCCGCCGTGATCCTCGAGCGGCTCAAGGTCGAGGCGCGCGACGGCGCCGCACGCCTCGACCGGATCCGCTAGCGGCCCGAGCGGTTCAGCAGCGAGTGCCGCCGGCTGTAGAGGAAGTAGATCACCAGGCCGATCGCGAACCAGATCGCGAACCGCAGCCAGGTCACCGGCTGCAGGAACGTGATCAGCCAGATCGAGAACACGACCCCGATCGCCGGGACCACCGGCATGCCGGGCGTGCGGAACGTCCGCGGCAGCTCCGGCTGCTTGTAGCGCAGCACGATCACCGCGACGCACACGACGACGAACGCGAGC
Proteins encoded in this region:
- a CDS encoding family 20 glycosylhydrolase, yielding MKTSRARRLGRAFAVLALLGASTTAAQLTPAAAATPALQSIVPAPVSVTPASGVTFPLVATTKIVTEAGSAPAKQVGDYLAGVLRPSTGFALPVSDAPASVPSGSIALLLSGAPAAVGAQGYQLVSTASSVTVRATTADGLFAGVQTLRQLLPGSIESPGVQPGPWTIPGATILDYPRFAYRGAMLDVARHFHPVSTVKRYVDQLAEYKINALHLHLADDQGWRIQIDSWPRLATYGGSTQVGGGAGGYYTKAQYTDIVNYAASRHITVIPEIDMPGHVNAALASYAELNCNGVAPALRTDTAVGYSSLCISKDITYTFVADVLRELAALTPGPYLHIGGDEASATPQADYVTFVNKVLPLVAATGKSVVGWHDIAKAALPASATPQFWGTTTSDQGVSTAVSGGSKVILSPANKAYLDMKYNSSTPIGLSWAGYVEVQDAYGWNPGAYLSGVGEAAVRGVESPLWTETVVTPADIDYLAFPRVAAHAELGWSPWSTHDWTAFRTRLGAQAPRWVAQGIDFYRSPQVAWDTGGTTNPGTCTDPEWSATQVYTGGNVVSHNGHRWTAKWWTQGEEPGTTGQWGVWTDNGAC
- a CDS encoding nitronate monooxygenase, giving the protein MFDELTFPVIAAPMAGGPTTPELVAAVSEAGGFGFLGAGMLTPAALAAQIDRAAELTGRPFGVNLFVPQPDTGADISAHRARLEAFAREYDVELGEPKWDDDAYPAKLDVVLEKRIPVVSFTFGPPSPSDVVRLHDAGAAIIVTVTTPEAAQRAADLGADALVVQGFEAGGHRSLFTDDPHRPGGGPEYGVLALLRLVAARVDLPLIAAGGLVHGADVAAVLAAGAVAAQLGTVFLRADEAGTSEAHRKALALAERETAFTRAFSGRPARGLVNKFMDALSEGAPAAYPQLNHLAGPVRKASAKAGDPEAISLWAGQTYPLGYDASAAVILERLKVEARDGAARLDRIR